Proteins encoded within one genomic window of Ostrinia nubilalis chromosome 5, ilOstNubi1.1, whole genome shotgun sequence:
- the LOC135071629 gene encoding SAC3 domain-containing protein 1, with the protein MSYFDFFCNNIENSKPDNSEKIKGTCYSMCPQAEVTLREREKLVHVLEVVGDSRKLVKCYSRSAADSNMAVPHLLRPYSVLKDTVQYLLRDVIKRKGISSLVMYDFLNDRLRAVRQDITIQRLPAAECACLLEPMVRFYVYFGYKFINLKPGDFDQVLNKKYLLESLKWFLYCCDVIDQTSKVEEDSLNSFMSKLDINKQSPVYDRVLMESLYILCNLDDIHPLLRYIGLPKELKRNPTLELAYKTAIANWNGNYMFVCSMIEKLCPLSFCALSSYLPSIQRLGVRVMSHAYSSKQLTVPASIVRRWLYFTSDHEALSVCRHYGLKTEETRVRFNKADFKTDAPLHQLEKHLLHNEKLNLHNMEEIFITCQ; encoded by the exons AtgtcttactttgactttttttgtaataatattgaaaatagtaaacCAGATAACTCGGAAAAAATCAAAGGAACTTGCTACTCCATGTGTCCGCAAGCTGAAGTAACTTT acGCGAAAGAGAAAAGCTAGTTCACGTGTTGGAAGTGGTTGGCGACTCCCGAAAATTGGTAAAATGCTACAGTCGATCGGCGGCAGATTCTAACATGGCAGTACCGCATTTATTGCGCCCTTACAGTGTGCTAAAGGATactgtgcaatatttattgcGTGA TGTAATAAAACGCAAAGGTATATCTTCACTGGTGATGTACGACTTCCTAAATGACCGGCTAAGGGCTGTTCGACAAGATATAACCATACAAAGGTTACCAGCAGCTGAATGTGCCTGCCTCCTAGAACCTATGGTCAGGTTTTATGTGTATTTTGGATACAA GTTTATCAATCTCAAGCCTGGAGATTTTGACCAAGTGCTCAATAAGAAATACCTTTTGGAAAGCCTGAAATGGTTCCTGTATTGTTGTGATGTCATAGATCAAACATCCAAAGTTGAAGAAGATTCACTCAACAGTTTCATGTCAAAACTAGATATAAACAAACAAAGCCCAGTCTATGACAGGGTGTTGATGGAGAGTCTGTACATTTTGTGCAATTTGGATGATATTCATCCACTCTTGAGATACATAGGGCTGCCTAAAGAACTAAAAAG GAATCCTACTTTAGAATTAGCTTATAAAACAGCAATTGCTAACTGGAATGGAAACTACATGTTTGTATGTAGTATGATTGAGAAGCTATGCCCACTGTCTTTCTGTGCATTGAGCTCTTATCTTCCAAGCATACAAAG GCTTGGCGTGCGAGTGATGAGCCACGCCTACAGCAGTAAACAGCTCACGGTGCCCGCGTCAATAGTGCGGCGCTGGCTGTATTTCACCAGCGACCACGAAGCGTTGTCTGTCTGCAGGCACTACGGCCTGAAGACCGAGGAGACCCGCGTGAGGTTCAACAAGGCGGACTTTAAGACTGATGCGCCATtg